From one Pontibacillus sp. HMF3514 genomic stretch:
- the nadB gene encoding L-aspartate oxidase, with translation MQKCDVLIIGSGVAALQLAGHLSKDLNVIVLTKSHLKHGNSSIAQGGVAAALGAHDHPHLHYTDTLEAGRHINNSLAVQDLTEAAPSVMRELIETGCEFDFGEDGSPLLGMEGSHQQHRIIHGGGDQTGKRLVDGLIKNVGSNVEVIENLFVYELLTHNHEACYGAKGKDANGDIHTFFADHVVLSTGGCGQVYEITSNASTVTGDGLALAYRAGAEMIDMEFVQFHPTLLYVNGEAKGLVSEAVRGEGAQLVTSNGKRIMEGVHPLEDLAPRHVVSQTIFDYIQQGIDIFLDIHSISNFHKRFPTITKLCEQNGVPISERKIPVAPGCHFLMGGIKTDQVGRTNIKGLYAIGEVACTGVHGANRLASNSLLEGLVYGKRLAQSINHAKQEKRYTAPFLYKRKSSTLPHLPTMDDIQSSMMKHTGIVRTKEGLIQQREMLESYKIKELLEMDYDRLSINDITTVFMLITSWMITSSALERTESRGGHFRSDIPIERDEWISNHITLQRQWEKGEVYELIKDAATT, from the coding sequence ATGCAAAAATGTGACGTATTAATTATAGGCAGCGGAGTCGCTGCATTACAGTTGGCCGGTCATCTTTCTAAGGACTTGAATGTGATTGTTCTCACAAAGTCGCATCTCAAGCACGGAAATTCTTCTATTGCCCAAGGAGGCGTAGCGGCTGCCCTTGGAGCACATGACCATCCACATTTACATTACACGGATACCTTAGAAGCCGGACGACATATAAATAACTCATTAGCAGTCCAAGACTTAACAGAAGCAGCCCCTTCGGTGATGAGGGAGTTAATCGAAACGGGATGTGAATTTGATTTTGGAGAAGATGGAAGCCCCTTACTGGGTATGGAAGGTTCCCATCAACAACACCGAATCATCCATGGAGGTGGCGACCAAACCGGGAAAAGACTTGTAGACGGATTAATTAAGAATGTCGGATCAAATGTTGAAGTTATTGAAAATCTATTTGTCTACGAATTACTAACACATAATCATGAAGCGTGTTACGGAGCAAAAGGTAAAGATGCCAATGGAGACATCCACACTTTCTTCGCTGACCATGTGGTTCTTTCAACAGGAGGATGCGGTCAAGTTTATGAGATCACTTCAAATGCATCAACAGTAACTGGAGATGGCCTTGCCTTGGCTTATCGAGCTGGAGCAGAAATGATTGATATGGAATTTGTTCAGTTTCATCCGACACTCCTTTATGTAAATGGTGAAGCAAAAGGTCTTGTATCAGAAGCCGTTAGAGGGGAAGGGGCTCAACTTGTCACATCGAATGGAAAACGGATCATGGAAGGGGTTCACCCACTTGAGGACCTTGCACCACGTCATGTCGTATCCCAAACCATATTCGATTACATCCAACAAGGTATCGATATATTTTTAGATATTCATTCAATCTCAAATTTTCACAAACGATTCCCTACTATTACAAAACTTTGTGAACAAAATGGTGTCCCTATTTCAGAAAGGAAAATCCCAGTCGCCCCCGGATGTCACTTTTTAATGGGAGGAATCAAAACAGATCAGGTTGGGCGGACGAATATAAAAGGACTTTATGCCATTGGTGAAGTCGCATGTACAGGAGTTCATGGAGCAAACCGTCTCGCTAGTAACTCACTATTAGAAGGGCTCGTTTATGGAAAAAGACTGGCACAATCTATTAATCACGCAAAACAGGAGAAAAGATATACAGCTCCTTTCTTATATAAAAGAAAGTCTTCAACTCTACCCCACCTGCCAACTATGGATGACATCCAATCGTCCATGATGAAACATACTGGCATTGTAAGAACGAAAGAAGGCTTAATACAGCAAAGAGAAATGTTGGAATCCTACAAGATTAAAGAGCTTTTGGAAATGGACTATGATCGTCTCTCGATTAATGATATAACGACAGTCTTTATGCTTATAACATCTTGGATGATTACGTCATCCGCATTAGAAAGAACAGAAAGCCGTGGAGGTCATTTCAGAAGTGACATCCCCATTGAACGAGATGAATGGATTTCAAATCATATAACCCTTCAACGGCAATGGGAGAAAGGTGAAGTGTATGAACTTATTAAAGATGCAGCAACAACTTGA
- the nadC gene encoding carboxylating nicotinate-nucleotide diphosphorylase, whose amino-acid sequence MNLLKMQQQLEAFFIEDIGDHDVTSDVLFQEGTEGEIVFISKQDGIFCGSEVIRRGFRLLDEFTIVNIKVQDGESIHAGQTLATVIGNMAILLKGERVILNLIQRMSGIATKTNEAVRSLSSDHTRICDTRKTTPGLRMFEKYAVRSGGGFNHRNGLYDAVMIKDNHIAFAGSITKAVQIVRGQLGHMVKVEVETESKEQVLEAVEAKADCIMFDNQTPESISELVTLVPNSIVTEASGGIQIEHLSDYGKTGVDYISLGSLTHSAPSLDISVRVHTHKEEL is encoded by the coding sequence ATGAACTTATTAAAGATGCAGCAACAACTTGAAGCATTTTTCATAGAAGATATTGGTGATCACGACGTGACTAGTGATGTTTTGTTTCAAGAAGGGACAGAAGGAGAAATTGTTTTTATTTCGAAGCAGGATGGCATCTTTTGCGGATCGGAGGTTATACGTAGAGGATTTCGATTATTAGACGAATTTACGATTGTTAACATTAAGGTTCAAGATGGAGAATCCATTCATGCTGGTCAAACATTGGCTACAGTAATCGGTAATATGGCTATCCTTTTAAAAGGTGAACGTGTCATTCTAAATTTGATTCAACGTATGAGCGGGATTGCAACAAAAACCAACGAAGCAGTAAGGTCTCTGAGTAGTGATCACACAAGGATTTGCGACACAAGAAAAACAACCCCTGGTTTACGCATGTTTGAAAAATACGCTGTACGATCAGGAGGCGGATTTAATCACCGAAACGGTCTATACGATGCTGTCATGATCAAAGATAACCATATTGCATTTGCCGGTTCCATTACAAAAGCTGTTCAAATAGTTCGAGGACAACTTGGTCACATGGTCAAGGTTGAGGTGGAAACGGAGTCTAAAGAACAAGTATTAGAAGCAGTAGAAGCCAAGGCTGACTGCATTATGTTTGATAATCAGACACCTGAATCTATTTCAGAGCTTGTTACACTAGTGCCAAACAGCATTGTAACGGAGGCTTCTGGAGGAATCCAGATCGAACACTTAAGTGACTATGGAAAAACAGGAGTGGACTACATATCCTTGGGCTCTTTAACACACTCAGCTCCATCACTGGATATTAGTGTGAGAGTTCATACTCATAAGGAGGAGTTATGA
- the nadA gene encoding quinolinate synthase NadA, whose translation MNLFDTLEMKTPMLPDAYKEMSVMELEERVRGVKERMGSRLFLPGHHYQKDEVIQFADVRGDSLKLAQLSAENRDAESIVFCGVHFMAETADILTTSDQKVYLPDMRAGCSMADMADIDQTEKAWDELMSLFGDTIMPLTYVNSTAAIKSFVGKNEGATVTSSNAEKMVSWAFSQKERILFLPDQHLGRNTAYNLGIPLEHMAVWDPILEKLNYEGDLDDVKVILWKGHCSVHENFTVYNIHQVREDHPDMNIIVHPECRREVVALSDDAGSTNHIIKTIEAAPSGSEWAIGTEMNLVNRIIQEHPDKHIISLNPSMCPCLTMNRIDLPHLAWCLESIEKGEPHNVIEVEKGVAVNAKKALDRMLERA comes from the coding sequence ATGAACCTTTTTGATACTTTGGAAATGAAAACACCTATGCTTCCTGATGCCTATAAAGAAATGTCCGTGATGGAATTAGAAGAACGCGTTCGAGGGGTAAAAGAACGTATGGGAAGCCGTTTATTTTTGCCTGGCCATCACTACCAAAAGGACGAAGTGATTCAATTCGCTGATGTACGCGGGGATTCATTAAAATTGGCTCAACTGTCAGCAGAAAATCGTGATGCGGAATCTATCGTATTTTGTGGTGTTCACTTTATGGCAGAGACAGCAGATATCTTAACCACGAGCGATCAAAAAGTGTATTTACCAGATATGCGAGCTGGTTGTTCAATGGCTGATATGGCTGATATCGATCAAACAGAAAAGGCTTGGGATGAACTCATGTCCCTTTTCGGAGATACGATCATGCCACTGACCTATGTAAACTCGACTGCTGCTATTAAGTCGTTTGTAGGTAAAAACGAAGGTGCCACCGTTACCTCCTCAAATGCTGAGAAGATGGTTAGCTGGGCTTTTTCACAAAAAGAACGTATCCTATTTTTACCCGATCAGCATCTTGGTCGAAATACAGCTTATAATTTAGGAATTCCATTGGAACATATGGCAGTATGGGATCCAATCTTAGAAAAGCTAAATTATGAAGGGGATCTTGACGATGTGAAAGTGATTCTGTGGAAAGGTCACTGTTCCGTTCATGAGAATTTCACTGTTTACAATATCCATCAAGTTCGAGAGGATCATCCTGACATGAACATCATTGTTCACCCTGAATGCCGCCGTGAGGTTGTAGCGTTATCGGATGATGCTGGATCGACGAATCATATTATCAAGACAATTGAGGCAGCACCTAGTGGTAGTGAATGGGCTATCGGAACGGAAATGAATCTCGTTAACCGTATTATTCAGGAACATCCTGATAAGCACATTATCTCACTGAACCCGAGCATGTGCCCTTGTTTAACCATGAACCGTATAGACCTTCCACATCTTGCATGGTGTCTCGAGTCGATTGAAAAAGGGGAACCACACAATGTAATTGAGGTAGAGAAAGGTGTAGCTGTGAATGCGAAAAAAGCTTTAGATCGCATGTTAGAGAGAGCTTAA